From a region of the Brachionichthys hirsutus isolate HB-005 chromosome 9, CSIRO-AGI_Bhir_v1, whole genome shotgun sequence genome:
- the kank4 gene encoding KN motif and ankyrin repeat domain-containing protein 1, with translation MDKKSANGFQTKGNEGNAQRKQLPYSVETPYGFHLDLDFLKYVDDIEKGNTIKRVHIQRRVKGPPKFSTLPRNFSLPGHGVRPAPKEKDITWSGTSTLGPKPRSRVTEVQQIFDFRANDGGTSLQSSRLATGQGTGYVSVKPRDQLEAGFRNTEEKTVEFQSRPNLLRASSMPGTLQQRKGSDSSSPERIVGTPESGSTENMFRASPEITDRRCVPQDRTGIHQQITVALKRVRELEEQVKTIPELKAQICSLKEEREKLLLQLQAQAQAQASTSPSTIVPSSDSRTQPQGHKSSEGLSLALMAQPTGSLESSGSPKVAQGKERQGVTEKSRVLLHETQIKQEHVKGSSAQSGVSKQESERQIQLSEISDNRTETIESPWELVVRKPLQDIAQQELTSITVVVNDGSSTQESHPTKEGKPVDQDRMQKLHEELMRVETKLTQASQELDRTNILLKEQLEENRIKEERILQLSEGIRVEEAQTRPRRASTDTGTETERVDFSNQETETESTGTIDQGTDTDRICIEVSVPIPMPGSIDQGVGANKGDTSEQVTETDAEIAAASPQRPRANSMERGTVTESITTEDQTTETPAAQTVNQVTETEEETTDHPQRPRASSVDRETETDRVDTVDRVTETEVAQREDQQTETEITRRQDSNPGRGAEAESQVGETSGSERLEDVKTTVSENVDDEDASKQTRKDSGDSESMAVNVVTESLVEVSESKVDRIVVSDIVTQDDRHTSPESTESKSDTAMAKKDSETKAIISLKNEVADISKTQQIKREIAEKKQNAEGDIKPAIITETTVTVAVTAVKAAMKAVAPVRPQRGRKPSSEQAQPSPPQPQAAPMRPRRGSSETQAQQSQSQTKVQPQTEAQGPSQLEAQPPRQLSESQIKPPALSLTQVEDSTSAKRPPGDSSQKESQSQPQAQGPCPSSRESQPRTKSVQSHPQTQTTTTRSNSKELKATQKGSSITQPPSRLSGEARGRMTRQGSSDSQTQSPGSRRSSTESRRKDGSETQSLRRVSGETAHRGSSETQASRRDTGEAQHPRRGSGESPTSPAALGQVVTRLTGLIGEQWAQLGSSSGTQQTTSVQESLTAPKQTTAKRVEAAKGTSAKPAGKTVPATATTTTGKPVGKPGPSKMSSIQSQLVSSLSVLSAFYSPGQKAAAASKQQEQGLKSIMKKNGIADKPGNKGAKKNLKFVGVNGGYETTSSEESSGDEKPKVEVEEEDSSEPEVEKEKEMEEKPEEGEEPQSKDAEASAEGGGGAAAAETGGARGLLDQEGIQDLLEEESEGEKVEQKFIDACIYVKDRMEEVSSPDKDMRQVLVALYQEWFRVSSQKDSKADTVRSYLGQVGLTTPTLLPYVVNLTDGNGNMALHYSVSHSNFPVVRLLLDTGLCETDNVNKAGYTPVMLAALTAAESPDDLEVAQQLLKQGDVNACSRQAGQTALMLAVSHGRVAMVKLLLSSGADVNAQDREGSTALMCASEHGHTHIVRLLLETDRCDLRLTDKNGQTAESVAEGASHQDIVDLLRAQPKIQISESPSTTDLL, from the exons ATGGACAAGAAAAGTG CCAACGGCTTTCAAACCAAGGGCAATGAAGGCAATGCTCAGAGGAAGCAGCTTCCCTATTCAGTGGAAACTCCCTATGGATTTCACCTGGACCTGGACTTCCTTAAGTATGTTGACGACATTGAAAAAGGCAACACCATAAAAAGAGTCCACATTCAGCGCAGAGTCAAGGGACCACCGAAATTCAGCACTCTGCCCAGGAATTTCAGCCTCCCCGGACATGGAGTCAGACCTGCCCCTAAAGAAAAGGACATCACATGGTCTGGGACATCCACCTTGGGGCCCAAGCCGAGATCAAGGGTAACAGAGGTTCAACAGATTTTCGACTTCAGGGCAAATGATGGGGGAACTTCCTTGCAGAGCAGCAGGCTGGCAACCGGTCAGGGAACTGGTTATGTTTCTGTTAAGCCTAGAGATCAATTAGAAGCTGGATTTCGGAATACTGAAGAAAAGACTGTGGAATTTCAAAGCCGGCCGAACCTGCTCCGAGCATCAAGCATGCCCGGCACCCTACAGCAGCGGAAAGGTTCTGATTCAAGCAGTCCAGAGCGTATCGTGGGAACACCTGAGAGCGGCTCGACAGAGAACATGTTCCGTGCTTCGCCAGAAATAACAGACAGACGGTGTGTTCCCCAGGATCGGACAGGGATTCACCAGCAGATCACAGTGGCTCTTAAGCGGGTTCGAGAACTGGAAGAGCAGGTTAAAACTATCCCAGAACTAAAGGCTCAGATTTGCTCCCttaaggaggagagggagaaactACTGCTCCAGCTCCAAGCCCAGGCCCAAGCCCAGGCTTCCACATCACCCTCTACTATAGTACCAAGTTCTGATTCTAGGACACAGCCACAAGGACACAAATCTTCAGAAGGACTCAGCTTAGCTCTGATGGCTCAACCCACTGGAAGTTTAGAATCTTCAGGGAGTCCAAAGGTTGCACAGGGAAAAGAGAGACAAGGTGTGACAGAAAAAAGTCGAGTTTTACTACATGAGACACAGATAAAGCAGGAACATGTCAAGGGATCCTCGGCACAAAGTGGGGTTTCAAAACAGGAATCCGAGAGACAAATTCAGCTGTCAGAAATATCAGATAACCGAACAGAAACAATAGAGAGTCCTTGGGAGCTCGTGGTTCGAAAGCCACTACAGGACATTGCACAACAGGAATTAACATCAATTACGGTGGTTGTAAACGATGGTAGCAGTACTCAGGAAAGTCATCCAACGAAGGAAGGAAAACCTGTGGACCAAGATCGTATGCAGAAGCTTCACGAGGAGCTCATGAGAGTGGAGACTAAACTTACTCAAGCAAGTCAAGAGCTGGATAGAACTAATATTCTTCTGAAAGAACAATTGGAGGAGAACAGAATAAAAGAGGAGAGAATACTACAATTAAGTGAGGGAATAAGAGTTGAAGAAGCACAGACCAGGCCAAGAAGAGCGAGCACTGATActgggacagagacagagagagtagACTTTTCCAAccaagagacagagacagaatcAACTGGCACAATAGATCAGGGAACAGATACAGATAGAATATGTATTGAAGTGTCTGTCCCAATACCAATGCCTGGAAGTATAGATCAAGGAGTAGGGGCTAATAAAGGTGACACAAGCGAACAAGTGACGGAGACAGATGCAGAAATAGCTGCTGCAAGTCCACAGAGACCCAGAGCCAACAGCATGGAACGCGGCACTGTAACCGAGAGCATCACCACCGAAGATCAGACGACAGAAAcgcctgcagcacaaacagtaAACCAAGTCACggaaacagaggaagaaacAACCGACCATCCTCAGAGGCCGAGGGCGAGCAGCGTAGACCGGGAGACGGAGACCGACAGAGTGGACACCGTGGATAGGGTGACGGAGACGGAGGTAGCACAGAGGGAAGATCAGCAGACTGAGACGGAGATAACTAGACGTCAGGATAGCAATCCAGGCAGAGGTGCCGAAGCAGAAAGTCAAGTTGGAGAAACGTCAGGCAGTGAAAGACTAGAAGATGTGAAGACCACGGTCAGTGAAAATGTAGATGATGAGGACGCGAGTAAACAAACTCGGAAGGATAGTGGAGACAGCGAAAGCATGGCTGTAAATGTTGTTACAGAGAGTTTGGTTGAAGTTAGTGAAAGCAAAGTTGATCGTATTGTAGTTTCCGATATTGTAACCCAGGATGACAGACATACCAGCCCAGAGAGTACAGAATCTAAGAGTGACACGGCCATGGCAAAGAAAGACTCAGAGACCAAAGCAATTATATCGCTTAAGAATGAAGTAGCAGACATTAGTAAAACACAGCAGATTAAACGGGAGATAGCAGAGAAGAAACAAAATGCAGAAGGTGATATTAAGCCTGCAATAATCACAGAAACTACCGTAACTGTTGCAGTAACAGCAGTGAAAGCAGCCATGAAGGCAGTGGCTCCTGTGCGACCTCAGAGAGGCAGAAAGCCGTCATCAGAGCAGGCACAGCCGTCACCTCCTCAACCTCAGGCTGCACCCATGCGGCCTCGTAGGGGATCCAGTGAAACTCAAGCCCAGCAGTCACAGTCCCAGACAAAAGTCCAGCCACAGACTGAGGCACAGGGTCCATCTCAGCTGGAGGCCCAACCGCCAAGACAGCTGTCTGAATCGCAGATAAAGCCCCCCGCCCTATCTCTGACTCAGGTTGAAGACAGCACATCAGCAAAGAGGCCTCCGGGCGATTCTAGTCAGAAGGAATCTCAATCCCAACCTCAGGCTCAGGGCCCTTGTCCAAGCTCAAGAGAATCCCAACCCCGGACGAAGTCAGTTCAGTCCCATCCTCAGACGCAGACGACCACGACTCGAAGCAACTCCAAAGAGCTTAAAGCAACGCAGAAGGGATCCAGTATAACACAACCTCCTAGTCGTTTATCAGGAGAAGCCCGGGGCCGAATGACTCGTCAGGGATCGTCTGACTCCCAAACTCAGTCTCCGGGCTCTCGTAGAAGTTCCACTGAATCCCGTCGCAAAGATGGCAGCGAGACACAGTCACTACGGAGAGTCTCCGGTGAAACAGCCCATCGTGGATCAAGCGAAACCCAAGCCTCACGTCGGGATACTGGTGAGGCCCAGCATCCTCGCAGAGGCTCCGGCGAGTCACCGACATCGCCTGCAGCTTTAGGTCAAGTCGTAACCCGGTTAACAGGACTTATTGGGGAGCAGTGGGCACAGCTGGGGAGCAGCTCTGGAACACAACAGACGACCAGCGTGCAGGAAAGTCTCACTGCACCGAAACAAACGACGGCGAAAAGAGTCGAGGCAGCCAAAGGAACATCAGCCAAGCCTGCGGGGAAAACAGTCCCTGCAacagccacaacaacaacaggaaaaccAGTCGGGAAGCCCGGTCCTTCCAAAATGAGTTCAATTCAAAGTCAACTGGTCAGCTCCCTCAGTGTCCTGTCTGCCTTCTACTCCCCAGGCcagaaagctgctgctgccagcaAACAGCAAGAACAAG GTCTCAAATCTATTATGAAGAAAAACGGCATTGCTGACAAGCCGGGGAACAAGGGAGCCAAGAAAAACCTGAAGTTTGTCGGGGTGAACGGAGG CTATGAGACGACGTCCAGCGAGGAGTCCAGCGGAGACGAGAAGCCgaaggtggaggtggaggaggaggacagctcGGAACCAGAggtggaaaaggaaaaggagatggaggagaagccTGAAGAGGGAGAAGAGCCTCAGTCGAAAGATGCGGAGGCCTcagctgagggaggaggaggagctgcggcTGCAGAGACAGGGGGGGCGAGAGGTCTGCTGGATCAAGAGGGCATCCAGGACCTACTGGAGGAAGAGTCTGAAGG GGAGAAAGTTGAGCAGAAGTTTATAGATGCCTGCATTTATGTAAAAGATCGCATGGAAGAGGTGTCATCCCCGGATAAGGACATG CGGCAGGTTTTAGTGGCGCTGTACCAGGAGTGGTTCAGGGTCTCCAGTCAGAAAGACTCGAAGGCCGACACCGTCAGATCATACCTGGGACAGGTGGGTTTAACCACGCCCACTCTCCTGCCATATGTGGTGAATTTAACGGACGGCAACGGGAATATGGCGCTCCACTACAGTGTGTCGCATTCAAACTTCCCCGTGGTGAGACTGCTGCTGGATACAG GTTTATGTGAGACGGACAACGTGAACAAGGCGGGCTACACTCCAGTGATGCTCGCCGCTCTGACGGCTGCTGAGAGCCCCGATGATCTGGAGGTGGCACAACAGCTCTTGAAACAGGGCGACGTCAACGCGTGTTCCAGACAG GCGGGCCAGACGGCGCTCATGCTCGCGGTGAGCCACGGacgtgttgccatggtgaagcTGCTACTGAGCTCCGGCGCGGATGTAAATGCTCAGGACCGCGAGGGCTCCACGGCCCTGATGTGTGCCAGCGAACATGGACACACGCACATCGTCCGCCTGCTGCTGGAGACGGATCGCTGTGACCTCCGCCTCACAGATAAG aatGGACAGACAGCAGAGTCGGTGGCGGAGGGAGCCTCCCACCAGGACATAGTCGACCTCCTGAGGGCCCAGCCTAAGATCCAGATCTCCGAGTCCCCATCTACCACGGATCTCCTCTGA